One Malania oleifera isolate guangnan ecotype guangnan chromosome 9, ASM2987363v1, whole genome shotgun sequence DNA segment encodes these proteins:
- the LOC131163871 gene encoding uncharacterized protein LOC131163871 — MSSTPRKRLKPHLKTPKSDPINLYNNSCDPDSPSSSSSFTSLRFLMEPSSNFFPSKDDFFRLLAVLVIAASVAMSCNFIVGFLGRQPKPFCDSNGNSRDSVSDVCEPCPNNGECYQGKLECVRGYRKHGNLCVEDGDISEAAKKLSEWVEMHVCEAYAQFLCDGIGTVWVREDEIWNDLDESKLMESFGLDRAIYGYAKQKAMEKIGKLLEKRTNLHGIKELKCPEVLVEHYKPFICCIKQWISKHALVFMPSCILLLGCALLLWRVHQTRYLSSRAEQIYHQVCDVLEENALMSKSMNGECEPWVIASWLRDHLLLPRERKDPLLWKKVEEFVQEDSRLDRYPRLVKGESKVVWEWQVEGSLRSSKMRKKLTPGKLKSSEPMDMNSNGQLSALKDGGLLNC, encoded by the exons ATGTCTTCCACTCCCAGAAAACGCCTTAAACCCCACCTCAAAACCCCGAAATCTGATCCCATCAATCTCTATAACAACAGCTGCGATCCTGATTCcccctcttcttcatcttctttcaCTTCTCTCAGATTCTTAATGGAACCTTCCTCAAACTTCTTCCCTTCCAAGGACGATTTCTTCAGGCTCCTTGCCGTTCTCGTCATCGCAGCCTCTGTCGCCATGTCCTGTAACTTCATTGTCGGCTTCCTTGGTCGCCAGCCAAAGCCCTTCTGCGATAGCAATGGGAATTCCAGGGATTCTGTGTCAG ATGTCTGTGAGCCTTGTCCAAATAATGGAGAGTGTTATCAAGGAAAGTTGGAATGTGTTCGTGGCTATAGGAAGCATGGGAATTTATGTGTGGAAGATGGAGATATTAGTGAAGCAGCTAAGAAACTT TCAGAATGGGTAGAAATGCATGTCTGTGAAgcatatgctcaatttttgtgcGACGGAATCGGGACAGTCTGG GTCCGTGAGGATGAAATATGGAATGATTTAGATGAATCCAAGCTGATGGAGAGTTTTGGCTTGGATAGGGCTATTTATGGATATGCAAAACAAAAGGCAATGGAGAAAATTGGTAAATTATTAGAGAAGAGGACAAATTTGCATGG GATCAAAGAGTTGAAGTGCCCAGAAGTTCTGGTGGAACATTACAAACCATTTATCTGTTGCATCAAACAGTGGATCTCCAAGCATGCTTTAGTTTTCATGCCATCATGTATTCTG CTCCTGGGATGCGCGTTGTTACTCTGGCGAGTACATCAGACCCGATATCTATCAAGTAGAGCTGAACAGATTTACCACCAG GTTTGTGATGTACTCGAGGAGAATGCTTTGATGTCAAAAAGCATGAATGGTGAATGTGAACCCTGGGTAATTGCCTCTTGGTTACGAGATCACCTCCTTCTTCCTAGAGAAAGGAAGGACCCTTTGTTGTGGAAAAAG GTTGAGGAGTTTGTTCAAGAGGATTCTCGCTTAGATCGGTACCCGAGGCTGGTGAAGGGTGAATCAAAAGTGGTATGGGAATGGCAAG TTGAAGGCTCTCTGAGGTCATCCAAGATGAGGAAAAAACTTACTCCTGGGAAACTGAAGTCCAGTGAACCAATGGACATGAATTCTAATGGACAATTATCAGCACTGAAGGATGGTGGGCTGCTGAACTGCTGA